One genomic window of Roseobacter ponti includes the following:
- a CDS encoding Gfo/Idh/MocA family protein: protein MSNRIRLGMVGGGNDAFIGAVHRIASRIDDHYELVAGALSSTPEKSRASGQALGLPEDRIYDDFKQMAIREARLKNGIEAVAIVTPNHVHYAAAREFLKRGIHVICDKPLTSTLADARKLVKAAEKSDALFVLTHNYTGYPMVRQARAMIAAGEIGKIRVVQVEYPQDWLSEEQDFKQAAWRTDPERSGAGGSTGDIGTHAHNLACFVTGLTVESLAADLQAFVPGRRLDDNAHVMLRFNGGARGMLWSSQVAPGNENALRLRVYGENGGLEWAQEDPNRLWFTPLGDSTRLITRNGAGAGDAAARMSRIPPGHPEGYLEGFANIYSEAAQAIIARRDGETPDPDVVYPTIEDGLRGMEFVDACVRSSAKNAAWINL, encoded by the coding sequence ATGAGCAATCGCATACGCTTAGGTATGGTTGGCGGCGGCAACGATGCTTTCATCGGGGCCGTGCACCGCATCGCGTCGCGCATCGACGACCACTATGAACTCGTTGCCGGGGCCCTGTCGTCCACGCCGGAAAAATCACGCGCTTCAGGTCAGGCCCTCGGTCTGCCGGAGGACCGCATTTATGACGACTTCAAACAGATGGCGATCCGCGAGGCTCGACTGAAAAACGGGATCGAAGCCGTGGCCATCGTCACCCCCAACCACGTGCACTACGCCGCCGCGCGGGAGTTTCTCAAGCGTGGCATTCACGTGATCTGCGACAAGCCGCTGACCTCGACCCTGGCGGACGCCCGCAAACTGGTCAAAGCGGCGGAGAAATCTGACGCACTTTTTGTGCTGACGCACAATTACACCGGATACCCGATGGTACGCCAGGCGCGCGCGATGATTGCGGCGGGCGAGATCGGAAAAATCCGGGTTGTGCAGGTGGAGTATCCGCAGGACTGGCTGAGCGAAGAACAGGACTTCAAACAGGCCGCCTGGCGCACCGACCCGGAGCGTTCCGGCGCGGGCGGCTCAACCGGCGATATTGGCACACACGCCCATAACCTCGCCTGCTTCGTCACCGGGCTCACTGTGGAAAGCCTCGCAGCGGATCTGCAGGCTTTCGTTCCCGGTCGCCGCCTGGATGACAATGCGCATGTGATGCTGCGGTTTAATGGTGGCGCGCGCGGCATGCTCTGGTCCAGCCAGGTGGCCCCCGGCAATGAAAACGCGCTGCGTCTGCGGGTTTACGGCGAAAACGGGGGGCTGGAATGGGCGCAGGAGGATCCCAACAGGCTCTGGTTCACACCGCTGGGAGACTCCACACGGCTGATCACGCGCAATGGTGCCGGTGCCGGCGACGCCGCAGCCCGCATGAGCCGTATCCCGCCCGGCCATCCGGAAGGATATCTCGAAGGGTTCGCCAATATCTACTCCGAAGCAGCGCAGGCGATCATCGCGCGGCGCGACGGAGAAACGCCTGATCCGGATGTGGTCTATCCGACAATAGAGGATGGGCTGCGCGGTATGGAGTTTGTGGACGCCTGTGTGCGCTCTTCGGCGAAGAACGCCGCATGGATCAATCTCTGA
- a CDS encoding DUF1801 domain-containing protein, producing MTASRPLPPGIAPVFDGYPAPVRACHMQVRDMILTLACDLDAGPIDETLKWGQPAYLNTKRKTGTTLRLGWPRKTPERAGVYVHCQTSLVSDFRARQGTGFDFDGTRGILLETDRPLPEGPLAAFLSQALTYHRNTNTHG from the coding sequence ATGACCGCGTCACGCCCCCTCCCCCCCGGCATCGCGCCGGTCTTTGACGGCTACCCCGCGCCGGTCCGCGCCTGCCACATGCAGGTGCGCGACATGATCCTCACCCTGGCCTGCGATCTTGACGCGGGACCCATCGACGAGACCCTGAAATGGGGGCAGCCCGCCTACCTGAACACAAAGCGGAAAACAGGCACTACCCTGCGCCTCGGCTGGCCGCGCAAGACACCCGAGCGCGCCGGCGTTTATGTCCATTGCCAGACCTCTCTCGTGTCTGACTTCCGGGCACGCCAGGGCACTGGTTTCGACTTTGACGGGACGCGCGGCATTCTGCTGGAGACAGACAGACCCCTGCCCGAAGGCCCCCTTGCCGCCTTCCTTTCGCAGGCGCTCACCTATCACAGGAACACCAACACCCATGGCTGA
- a CDS encoding PAS domain-containing protein produces the protein MFQNSSADELLVLFNQFHFPVFAVERPAPGAPFRVLCVNKSFGTAAGPDATTADGVSWADFTADGADSVRSRCNTCADARAGVRFEQLLPTPDGPRFWDVSLQHVPLPCKGDRVIGVAFEIRGDAQAGKNQRMHDDIRFFSSLADLQVQNLVSMFEAAQQSDLFCTDNTGRVDRLIGMCRGVQQAVGDIRKALARCENAPRSGEHDAWPQNSAATNGKAPGTLRAMSGTAHQKDKSSRSA, from the coding sequence ATGTTCCAGAACAGTTCCGCCGACGAATTACTGGTTTTGTTTAACCAGTTCCACTTTCCGGTTTTTGCCGTCGAAAGACCGGCGCCCGGAGCGCCCTTCCGGGTTTTGTGCGTCAACAAGTCTTTTGGAACGGCGGCCGGCCCTGATGCGACAACAGCTGACGGGGTAAGCTGGGCAGATTTCACAGCGGATGGCGCGGATTCGGTCAGATCGCGGTGCAATACCTGCGCGGATGCCCGGGCCGGCGTGCGGTTCGAGCAGCTTCTGCCCACGCCGGACGGTCCGCGGTTCTGGGATGTGTCATTGCAGCATGTTCCGCTCCCCTGCAAAGGCGACCGCGTTATCGGAGTGGCTTTTGAGATCCGGGGCGATGCGCAGGCCGGGAAGAACCAGCGGATGCACGATGACATCCGCTTTTTCTCCAGCCTCGCGGATCTGCAGGTACAGAACCTTGTCTCCATGTTCGAAGCCGCGCAGCAGAGCGATCTCTTCTGCACCGACAATACCGGGCGGGTGGATCGTCTGATCGGGATGTGTCGCGGCGTGCAGCAGGCTGTCGGCGACATCCGTAAGGCCCTTGCAAGATGCGAAAATGCGCCCCGCAGCGGAGAACATGACGCCTGGCCGCAGAACTCCGCAGCCACAAACGGGAAAGCGCCGGGTACACTGCGCGCGATGTCCGGAACGGCGCATCAGAAAGACAAGAGCAGCAGATCAGCCTGA
- a CDS encoding carbohydrate ABC transporter permease — MSSFSVTEPSKRSKWFAGTLVITYALITMIPLAWIMLTGFKSPADAISYPPKVFFEPTLEGYVNLFTTRTRQTDEFLAANPPETWYEDIVRQYDMVIAGPSKFGERFLNSVIIGFGSTFLSIFLGTLAAYAFSRFKIPLADDLLFFILSTRMMPPIAVAIPIFLMYRQLGLSDTHLGMILLYTAVNISLAVWLLKGFIDEIPREYEEAALIDGYTRFQAFYKVVLPQAATGIASTAIFCLIFAWNEYAFAVLLTSGTAQTAPPFIPTIIGVGGLDWPAVAAGATIFLLPVMIFTVALRKHLLRGITFGAVRK, encoded by the coding sequence ATGAGCAGCTTCTCCGTCACCGAACCCAGCAAACGGTCTAAATGGTTTGCCGGTACACTGGTCATCACCTACGCGCTGATTACGATGATCCCGCTCGCCTGGATCATGCTCACCGGGTTCAAATCGCCCGCCGATGCCATCAGCTATCCGCCAAAGGTCTTTTTCGAGCCAACGCTTGAAGGCTACGTGAACCTCTTTACCACCCGCACGCGCCAGACCGATGAGTTCCTGGCCGCCAACCCGCCCGAGACCTGGTATGAAGACATCGTGCGGCAGTACGATATGGTCATCGCCGGCCCGTCGAAGTTTGGCGAACGGTTCCTCAACTCTGTCATCATCGGCTTCGGCTCGACCTTTCTCAGTATCTTTCTGGGCACGCTCGCGGCCTATGCCTTTTCCAGGTTCAAAATTCCGCTGGCGGATGATCTTCTGTTCTTCATCCTCAGTACGCGGATGATGCCCCCCATCGCGGTGGCCATCCCGATTTTCCTGATGTACCGCCAGCTCGGTCTGTCGGACACACACCTTGGCATGATCCTGCTTTATACCGCAGTGAACATCTCTCTCGCCGTCTGGCTTCTCAAAGGTTTCATCGACGAGATCCCACGCGAATACGAAGAAGCCGCCCTCATCGACGGCTACACAAGGTTCCAGGCTTTCTACAAAGTCGTGCTGCCCCAGGCCGCGACCGGCATCGCCTCCACCGCGATCTTCTGTCTGATCTTCGCCTGGAACGAATACGCTTTTGCGGTGCTGCTGACCTCCGGCACGGCACAGACAGCGCCGCCCTTCATCCCCACGATCATCGGCGTGGGCGGCCTCGACTGGCCCGCCGTAGCGGCAGGCGCGACCATCTTCCTGCTGCCGGTGATGATTTTCACCGTGGCACTGCGCAAACACCTGCTGCGCGGGATCACATTCGGGGCGGTCCGCAAATGA
- a CDS encoding dihydroxyacetone kinase subunit DhaK produces MAQFINTKDALVTDAIDGVLAGSGGALCRLDGYPHIKVVCRSDWDKSRVALISGGGSGHEPAHAGFVGEGMLTAAVCGEVFASPSVDAVLAGILAVTGEAGCLLIVKNYTGDRLNFGLAAERARAYGLKVAMVIVDDDIALPDLPQARGVAGTLFVHKIAGALAEDGADLDTVSAAAEAVVAGTASIGMSLDTCTVPGSAREDRIAAGMAELGLGIHGEAGVQQVDFENAEKAMEMVLSRLAGHIDGNECVALLNNLGGTTPLEMAVLTHALATSTHATGIKALIGPAPMMTSLDMHGFSVSVLPLDAATEVGLARAVPLAAWPGMNTLGAGKVKPLPDGLSPIKPIPSENPRIRSLIEQCCDLLIAAEDDLNKLDAKSGDGDTGSTLATAARALSGSMDRMPLADLTQLFRAVGNELSQTMGGSSGVILAIFFGATGDACANGHPTHEALLKGLERISEVGGAATGDRTMIDALHPALTAMPDGIDAAAGAARTGADGTAKMGRAKAGRASYVPEENLIGHNDPGAEAVARLFEGLAAAMKG; encoded by the coding sequence ATGGCACAGTTCATCAATACCAAAGACGCCCTGGTCACCGACGCGATCGACGGAGTGCTCGCCGGCTCCGGCGGCGCGCTCTGCCGGCTCGACGGATACCCGCATATAAAGGTTGTCTGCCGCAGTGACTGGGATAAATCGCGCGTGGCACTGATATCGGGCGGCGGATCCGGGCACGAGCCCGCCCACGCAGGGTTCGTCGGAGAGGGCATGCTGACGGCGGCGGTCTGCGGCGAGGTCTTTGCCTCGCCGTCTGTCGATGCGGTCCTCGCGGGCATCCTCGCCGTCACCGGCGAGGCCGGTTGCCTCCTGATTGTCAAGAATTACACCGGAGACCGTCTCAATTTCGGCCTCGCCGCGGAGCGTGCGCGTGCGTATGGTTTAAAAGTTGCAATGGTCATCGTGGACGACGACATCGCGCTGCCTGACCTCCCTCAGGCACGCGGTGTCGCCGGCACCCTTTTCGTGCACAAAATCGCCGGCGCGCTGGCAGAGGACGGTGCAGACCTCGACACTGTTTCCGCCGCCGCCGAAGCGGTCGTGGCCGGTACGGCGTCCATCGGCATGTCGCTTGATACCTGCACCGTGCCCGGCTCTGCGCGCGAAGACCGGATTGCTGCCGGCATGGCCGAGCTTGGTCTTGGCATTCACGGCGAGGCCGGTGTGCAGCAGGTCGATTTCGAGAACGCCGAGAAAGCCATGGAAATGGTTCTGAGCAGGCTTGCCGGGCATATTGATGGAAATGAATGTGTGGCGCTGCTGAACAACCTCGGGGGCACCACACCGCTGGAAATGGCGGTGCTGACCCATGCGCTGGCGACCTCCACCCATGCCACCGGGATCAAAGCGTTGATCGGCCCCGCGCCGATGATGACCTCTCTAGATATGCACGGATTTTCGGTTTCCGTTCTGCCACTGGATGCCGCGACAGAGGTGGGTCTCGCGCGGGCCGTACCGCTGGCTGCCTGGCCTGGCATGAACACGCTGGGTGCGGGCAAGGTTAAGCCACTGCCCGACGGGCTCAGCCCGATCAAACCGATACCGTCAGAAAATCCGCGCATCCGCAGCCTGATCGAGCAATGCTGTGATCTGCTCATCGCCGCTGAAGATGATCTGAATAAGCTCGATGCAAAATCCGGCGACGGGGATACCGGCAGTACGCTCGCCACCGCCGCCCGGGCGCTCAGCGGGTCAATGGACCGCATGCCGCTGGCCGATCTGACGCAGCTTTTCCGTGCCGTTGGCAATGAGCTCAGCCAGACAATGGGCGGCTCCTCCGGTGTGATCCTCGCGATATTCTTCGGGGCCACCGGGGATGCCTGCGCCAACGGGCATCCGACCCATGAGGCGCTGCTGAAAGGTCTCGAACGGATCAGCGAAGTGGGCGGCGCTGCAACAGGTGACCGCACGATGATCGACGCACTGCATCCGGCGCTCACCGCGATGCCCGATGGCATTGATGCGGCGGCCGGAGCTGCCCGTACGGGTGCGGATGGTACGGCGAAGATGGGCCGCGCCAAAGCGGGGCGTGCCTCCTATGTGCCCGAGGAAAACCTGATCGGCCACAACGATCCGGGTGCGGAGGCGGTCGCGCGCCTTTTTGAGGGCCTCGCTGCCGCTATGAAAGGGTAA
- a CDS encoding ABC transporter ATP-binding protein: MAEIIIKNVRKEFGDFTAVKESSFTIGDGEFFMLLGPSGCGKTTTLRMIAGLELPTSGEIYLDGEEISQKPPSQRDIAFVFQMFALYPHMNVYKNLSYPLISQGMKRAAVKAKIDEVARILGIENILKKPVGGLSGGDRQRVALGRAIVRDPKAFMMDEPLGALDAEFREHMSEELRALHDRMGATTVYVTHDQLEAMQMGDKIVVMNNAVVEQFGKPQDIYDMPATMFVADFIGSPSMNFLSFEGQVAEGAQSVEMDGRKLGVPRQMQGASGRLVYGVRPEHIELSDSGDYRGEIIATEYLGTTQIITMTTPNGELKARVPAGKSARVGEKIGLGFDAATVTLFEENTGRALRSELNDEVLAHG, translated from the coding sequence ATGGCTGAGATCATTATCAAAAACGTGCGCAAGGAATTCGGCGATTTCACCGCCGTGAAGGAAAGCTCATTCACCATAGGGGACGGCGAGTTCTTTATGCTGCTCGGCCCCTCGGGTTGCGGGAAAACCACCACCCTGCGGATGATCGCGGGGCTTGAGCTGCCCACATCCGGAGAGATCTACCTCGACGGTGAAGAGATCAGCCAGAAGCCACCGTCCCAGCGCGATATCGCCTTCGTGTTCCAGATGTTCGCGCTCTATCCGCATATGAACGTCTATAAAAACCTCAGCTATCCGCTGATCAGCCAGGGCATGAAACGCGCCGCCGTCAAAGCCAAGATCGACGAGGTCGCGCGGATCCTTGGCATTGAAAACATTCTCAAAAAGCCGGTCGGCGGGCTTTCGGGCGGCGACCGCCAGCGGGTGGCCCTGGGCCGCGCCATCGTGCGCGACCCCAAGGCTTTCATGATGGACGAACCCCTTGGCGCGCTCGATGCGGAGTTCCGCGAGCACATGTCCGAAGAGCTCCGCGCCCTGCATGATCGCATGGGTGCGACGACTGTTTACGTGACCCACGACCAGCTCGAGGCCATGCAGATGGGCGACAAGATCGTGGTGATGAACAACGCCGTGGTTGAGCAGTTCGGCAAACCCCAGGACATCTATGACATGCCCGCCACAATGTTCGTCGCGGACTTCATCGGCTCACCCTCGATGAACTTTCTCAGCTTTGAGGGCCAGGTGGCTGAGGGCGCACAAAGCGTCGAGATGGATGGCCGAAAGCTGGGCGTTCCGCGCCAGATGCAGGGGGCGTCAGGCAGGCTCGTTTACGGTGTGCGGCCAGAGCATATCGAGCTCAGTGACAGCGGCGACTACCGCGGCGAAATCATCGCCACCGAATACCTCGGCACCACGCAGATCATCACGATGACGACACCCAACGGCGAGCTTAAAGCGCGTGTCCCCGCGGGGAAATCTGCCCGCGTTGGCGAGAAGATAGGCCTTGGGTTTGACGCTGCAACTGTGACGCTCTTTGAGGAAAACACCGGCCGCGCCCTGCGCTCGGAACTGAACGACGAGGTGCTTGCCCATGGCTGA
- a CDS encoding ABC transporter ATP-binding protein codes for MAEVILKGVSKSFGDTVGVADIDMTIPDGAFVVLLGPTGAGKTTTLRLISGLETLDAGEISIGGRVLREETPAQRDVAMVFQQYSLYPHLTVRENLEFPLKSPILKTPKDEITRKVNEVANVLQIAHKLDNKATALSGGEMQRVSIGRALVREPQVYLMDEPLSSLDAKLRTDLRIELKRIQASLGATILYVTHDQIEAMTMATHVGVLNEGRLVQFGTPRDIYENPNSVYVASRLGLPRINILPGDLFGAAPRGAHRIGLRPEHVTQGEGREATVGRVERLGDHTRLHLNLDGHDITTLADPHARYTPGNQVRIAPRDPLCFDADGNRIY; via the coding sequence ATGGCTGAGGTTATTCTGAAAGGCGTGTCAAAATCCTTTGGTGACACGGTTGGTGTCGCCGACATCGACATGACGATCCCGGACGGTGCATTTGTCGTGCTGCTGGGCCCCACGGGTGCTGGCAAAACCACCACGCTGCGGCTGATTTCGGGCCTGGAAACCCTCGACGCCGGAGAGATCAGCATCGGCGGCCGCGTCCTGCGCGAAGAGACACCGGCACAACGCGATGTGGCGATGGTGTTCCAGCAGTATTCGCTCTATCCGCACCTCACCGTGCGCGAAAATCTGGAATTCCCGCTGAAATCCCCGATCCTGAAAACCCCCAAAGACGAGATCACCCGCAAAGTGAACGAGGTGGCGAACGTCCTTCAGATCGCCCACAAACTCGACAACAAGGCCACGGCACTTTCCGGCGGCGAGATGCAGCGCGTGTCGATCGGTCGCGCGCTCGTCCGCGAGCCGCAGGTGTACCTCATGGACGAGCCCCTCTCGTCGCTCGATGCCAAGCTGCGCACAGACCTCAGGATCGAGCTGAAACGCATTCAGGCGAGCCTCGGGGCCACCATCCTTTACGTGACCCATGACCAGATCGAGGCAATGACCATGGCCACACATGTGGGCGTGTTGAACGAGGGACGACTTGTGCAGTTCGGCACCCCGCGCGACATCTACGAGAATCCTAATTCGGTTTATGTCGCCTCGCGCCTCGGACTGCCGAGGATCAATATCCTGCCCGGAGATCTTTTTGGCGCTGCGCCGCGCGGTGCCCACCGGATCGGACTGAGACCTGAGCACGTCACCCAGGGTGAAGGCCGCGAGGCCACGGTTGGCCGCGTCGAACGTCTTGGCGATCACACCCGCCTGCATCTGAACCTCGACGGGCACGACATCACGACGCTCGCCGATCCGCACGCCCGATACACGCCCGGCAATCAGGTGCGCATCGCACCACGCGATCCGCTGTGTTTCGACGCCGACGGCAACCGCATTTACTGA
- a CDS encoding sugar phosphate isomerase/epimerase family protein produces the protein MKTIKGPALFLAQFAGDDAPFNSWDAVTKWAAGCGYKGVQVPSWDARLFDLDKAATSKDYCDTFKGEAAENGIEVTELSTHLQGQLVAVHPAYDAGFDGFADPSVHGNPKARQEWAVSQVKKAISASANLGIRDHVSFSGALAWPYLYPWPQRPAGLVETAFDELARRWRPLLDHAEDNDVNICYEIHPGEDLHDGVTFEMFLERVDNHSRCNMLYDPSHYVLQCMDYLDNIDIYKDRIKMFHVKDAEFNPTGRQGVYGGYQPWVDRAGRFRSLGDGQVDFAAVFSKMAANDFDGWAVVEWECCLKHPEDGAREGAQFVSDHIIRVTERAFDDFADGGTDEAANRRMLGI, from the coding sequence ATGAAAACGATCAAAGGACCAGCGCTGTTTCTGGCGCAGTTCGCGGGCGACGACGCCCCCTTTAATTCCTGGGACGCGGTAACGAAATGGGCGGCTGGTTGCGGCTATAAGGGCGTGCAGGTACCCAGCTGGGACGCGCGGCTCTTCGATCTCGACAAGGCGGCGACGAGCAAGGATTACTGCGACACCTTTAAAGGCGAGGCGGCGGAAAACGGCATCGAGGTCACCGAGCTTTCCACCCACCTGCAGGGGCAGCTCGTCGCGGTGCACCCGGCCTATGATGCGGGCTTTGACGGCTTTGCCGACCCGTCGGTGCACGGCAATCCGAAAGCACGCCAGGAATGGGCCGTGAGCCAGGTCAAAAAAGCGATCAGTGCATCGGCCAACCTCGGGATCAGGGATCACGTGTCCTTCTCCGGCGCGCTCGCCTGGCCCTACCTCTACCCCTGGCCGCAACGGCCCGCAGGTCTGGTCGAGACGGCCTTTGATGAGCTCGCCAGACGCTGGCGGCCGCTCCTTGATCACGCCGAAGACAACGACGTGAATATCTGCTACGAAATCCACCCGGGCGAAGATCTGCACGACGGCGTGACCTTTGAGATGTTCCTTGAGCGCGTGGACAATCACAGCCGCTGTAACATGCTCTATGACCCGTCGCATTACGTGCTGCAGTGCATGGATTATCTCGACAATATCGACATCTACAAAGACCGGATCAAAATGTTCCACGTCAAGGATGCCGAGTTTAATCCGACCGGCAGGCAGGGTGTCTATGGCGGCTATCAGCCCTGGGTGGATCGCGCGGGCAGGTTCCGGAGTCTTGGCGACGGGCAGGTGGACTTTGCCGCCGTCTTCTCAAAGATGGCCGCGAATGATTTTGACGGCTGGGCTGTCGTGGAATGGGAATGCTGCCTCAAACACCCTGAGGACGGCGCACGCGAGGGTGCGCAGTTCGTCAGCGATCACATCATCCGGGTGACGGAACGGGCCTTTGACGACTTTGCGGACGGTGGCACGGATGAGGCCGCAAACCGCAGAATGCTGGGGATATAA
- a CDS encoding LacI family DNA-binding transcriptional regulator has product MKAGRAHNPLKPTVNDIARVAEVSLATVDRVLNERPGVRKITVEKVNKAIADLGYVRDTAAANLARGRVYRFLFILPATDNEFLSLLEKHIVGQSFGLRRDRTQISLIRVPAFDPMALSEAINSVDTTGLDGVAVFGPETPSVRDSIGRLRRAGVAVVSLVSDIPSSDRNTYVGVDNIAAGRTAGRLMGRFLSPRAGNVLVLTGSMLARDHLERRLGFDEVMSRDFPHLTVLASLEGRDDPDLIERLLPDALARTPDIVGIYSSAAGNAGLIRHLQQSAPDPAPVIVAHELTPLSRAALGSGTFDAVISQDAGHLVRSAIRIMRAATDNTPIDTAQERIRIDIYLKDNLPP; this is encoded by the coding sequence ATGAAAGCCGGTCGCGCGCATAACCCGCTGAAACCTACGGTCAACGACATTGCGCGCGTGGCCGAGGTCAGCCTGGCAACCGTGGACCGGGTTCTGAACGAGCGCCCGGGCGTGCGCAAAATTACTGTCGAAAAGGTCAACAAGGCCATCGCCGATCTGGGCTATGTGCGCGACACTGCGGCGGCCAATCTGGCCCGCGGTCGGGTGTATCGCTTTCTCTTTATCCTGCCGGCCACCGACAATGAGTTTCTGTCGCTGCTGGAAAAACACATCGTCGGGCAGTCTTTCGGTCTCAGGCGGGATCGCACTCAGATTTCGCTGATCCGGGTACCGGCCTTTGATCCGATGGCGCTCTCGGAGGCGATCAACTCGGTCGATACAACCGGGCTGGACGGGGTTGCTGTATTTGGCCCGGAAACCCCCTCTGTGCGCGACAGCATCGGCAGGCTGCGGCGCGCGGGCGTGGCCGTGGTTTCGCTGGTCTCCGATATTCCCAGTTCGGACCGCAACACATATGTCGGCGTGGATAACATTGCGGCGGGGCGCACAGCGGGGCGGCTGATGGGGCGTTTTCTGTCGCCACGGGCCGGCAACGTGCTGGTACTCACCGGGTCGATGCTGGCCCGGGATCATCTGGAACGTCGTCTCGGGTTTGACGAAGTTATGTCGCGCGACTTTCCGCACCTCACTGTACTTGCCTCGCTGGAGGGCCGCGACGATCCCGACCTGATTGAACGCCTGCTGCCTGATGCTCTCGCGCGCACGCCCGACATCGTTGGCATATATTCCTCTGCGGCGGGCAACGCCGGTCTGATCCGCCACCTGCAGCAAAGCGCCCCCGATCCCGCGCCGGTCATCGTCGCACATGAACTCACGCCGCTCTCGCGTGCAGCGCTCGGATCGGGCACATTCGACGCCGTGATCAGCCAGGACGCAGGCCACCTCGTGCGTTCGGCGATCCGTATCATGCGGGCCGCCACGGACAACACCCCGATCGACACCGCACAGGAACGCATCCGCATCGATATTTATCTGAAAGACAACCTGCCGCCCTGA